In a genomic window of Deltaproteobacteria bacterium:
- a CDS encoding aspartate aminotransferase family protein has protein sequence MKTEDIKAGAASSLCPTYARYPLAIARGEGTKLYSPEGREYTDLLAGIAVCGLGHSHPELVETITAQAKKLIHVSNLFYQEEQIVLARKLLATCHLDRVFFCNSGAEANEGAIKLARRFMREGRGEDRYEILTLTGSFHGRTLATLTATGQDKIKTHFGPLPQGFVTVPFGDLTAMEAAMSDRTAAVLVEMIQGEGGIIPLPENYALGLADLCSRRGVLLMIDEIQTGMGRTGKFWAHQHPGLKPDVVTVAKGLAGGLPIGAVMCTEDVSKGFPPGSHGTTFGGNALVAAVAAKVLDIMARDNLCDRAARLGTWLRERLDGLQAKHPGHIAAVRVHGLMIGIELTHPGAEVWSALLDKGFILNLTQDKVLRLLPPLIITQAELDAFVTALDTILSQN, from the coding sequence ATGAAAACCGAGGACATCAAGGCCGGAGCCGCATCAAGCCTCTGCCCGACCTACGCGCGTTATCCCCTGGCCATCGCCCGGGGAGAAGGCACCAAGCTCTATTCCCCGGAAGGCCGTGAATACACGGACCTTCTGGCCGGCATCGCGGTCTGCGGGCTGGGTCACTCCCACCCCGAGCTGGTCGAGACCATCACGGCCCAGGCCAAAAAATTGATCCATGTCTCCAACCTGTTCTACCAGGAAGAGCAGATCGTCCTGGCCCGGAAACTCCTGGCCACCTGCCACCTGGATCGCGTCTTTTTTTGCAATTCCGGCGCCGAGGCCAACGAAGGGGCCATCAAGCTGGCCCGCCGTTTCATGCGCGAGGGCCGTGGCGAAGACCGCTACGAAATCCTGACCCTGACCGGTTCCTTCCATGGCCGCACCCTGGCCACCCTGACCGCCACGGGCCAAGACAAGATCAAGACCCATTTCGGGCCCCTGCCCCAGGGCTTTGTCACCGTGCCCTTCGGCGACCTGACGGCCATGGAGGCGGCCATGTCCGATCGCACGGCGGCCGTCCTGGTGGAGATGATCCAGGGCGAGGGCGGCATCATTCCCCTGCCCGAGAACTATGCCCTGGGGCTGGCCGACCTGTGTTCCCGGCGCGGCGTGCTGCTCATGATCGACGAAATCCAGACCGGCATGGGCCGGACCGGCAAGTTCTGGGCCCATCAGCATCCGGGCCTGAAGCCCGACGTCGTCACCGTGGCCAAGGGCCTGGCCGGCGGCCTGCCCATCGGCGCGGTCATGTGCACCGAGGATGTCTCCAAGGGATTTCCTCCGGGCAGTCACGGCACGACCTTTGGCGGCAACGCGCTGGTCGCGGCCGTGGCGGCCAAGGTGCTGGACATCATGGCCCGCGACAATCTCTGCGACCGGGCCGCGCGGCTGGGAACCTGGCTGCGCGAGCGCCTGGACGGCCTCCAGGCCAAGCATCCCGGGCACATCGCCGCCGTCCGGGTGCATGGCCTCATGATCGGCATCGAATTGACCCATCCCGGCGCCGAGGTCTGGTCGGCGTTGCTCGACAAGGGCTTCATCCTCAACCTGACCCAGGACAAAGTACTGCGCCTGCTCCCGCCGCTGATCATCACCCAGGCCGAACTGGATGCCTTTGTCACGGCCCTGGATACCATCCTGTCCCAAAACTGA
- a CDS encoding amino acid ABC transporter ATP-binding protein, whose amino-acid sequence MPMIEFRNINKWYGDFHVLKNINETVEQGEVLVICGPSGSGKSTLVRCVNRLEEVDQGEIVINGQNIKDQDINALRAEIGIVFQQFNLYPHLTVLKNITLAPIKVKKIAKDEAEATALRLLERVGIGNQAHKYPVELSGGQQQRVAIARALAMKPKIMLFDEPTSALDPEMINEVLNVMKDLAREGMTMLCVTHEMGFAREVADRIIFMDHGEILERGTPDHFFTSPEHERTKAFLREIL is encoded by the coding sequence ATGCCCATGATTGAATTTCGCAATATCAATAAATGGTACGGGGACTTTCATGTCCTCAAGAATATCAACGAAACCGTGGAGCAAGGCGAAGTCCTGGTCATCTGCGGCCCCAGCGGCTCCGGCAAATCGACCCTGGTCCGTTGCGTGAACCGTCTGGAAGAGGTGGATCAGGGGGAAATCGTCATCAATGGCCAAAACATCAAGGACCAGGACATAAACGCCCTGCGCGCGGAAATCGGCATTGTTTTCCAGCAGTTCAATCTCTACCCGCACCTGACCGTCCTCAAGAACATCACCCTGGCCCCCATCAAGGTCAAAAAAATCGCCAAGGACGAAGCCGAGGCCACGGCACTGCGCTTGCTAGAACGTGTCGGCATCGGCAACCAGGCTCACAAATACCCGGTGGAACTGTCCGGCGGCCAGCAGCAACGCGTGGCCATCGCCCGGGCCCTGGCCATGAAGCCCAAGATCATGCTTTTCGACGAACCAACATCGGCCCTGGACCCGGAAATGATCAACGAAGTCCTCAACGTCATGAAGGATCTGGCCCGCGAGGGCATGACCATGCTCTGCGTCACCCACGAAATGGGCTTTGCCCGCGAGGTGGCCGACCGCATTATCTTCATGGATCACGGAGAAATCCTGGAACGGGGCACCCCGGACCATTTCTTCACGAGCCCCGAACACGAGCGGACCAAGGCGTTCTTGAGAGAAATTCTCTAG
- a CDS encoding transporter substrate-binding domain-containing protein encodes MWKTMALLVAAVLVLGLPSANAGKLDDIKKRGALIAGVKDSQPPFGYVDENSNQLVGFEVDLCAALAAKLGVKLEVKSVTSATRIPMLEQGGIDLIAATMTHKIEREDKVDFSITYFPAAQKLLVKKDSGIKSVADLAGKKVGSAKGSTSEQNVKKAQPACDVVSFETYPEAFLAMKQGKVVAVTTDAPILLGIRNSDDNPENYAVVGEDIAAEPYGIGLPENDSDFRDFVNVTLMEMWNSGEYQKLYDKWFGPTTKFPIPLEWTMEIWP; translated from the coding sequence ATGTGGAAAACGATGGCCCTGCTGGTGGCGGCCGTGCTTGTCCTGGGATTGCCCAGCGCCAACGCCGGCAAGCTGGACGACATCAAGAAGCGCGGCGCGCTGATCGCCGGCGTGAAGGACTCCCAGCCACCCTTTGGCTACGTGGACGAGAACTCCAACCAGCTGGTGGGCTTCGAGGTGGATCTCTGCGCCGCCCTGGCCGCCAAGCTCGGCGTGAAGCTGGAAGTCAAGTCCGTGACCTCGGCCACCCGCATCCCCATGCTGGAACAGGGCGGTATCGACCTCATCGCCGCCACCATGACCCACAAGATCGAACGCGAGGACAAGGTCGATTTTTCCATCACCTATTTCCCGGCGGCCCAGAAGCTGCTGGTCAAGAAAGACTCGGGCATCAAGTCCGTGGCCGATCTGGCCGGCAAGAAGGTTGGCTCGGCCAAGGGGTCCACGTCCGAACAGAACGTCAAAAAGGCCCAGCCCGCTTGCGATGTCGTGTCCTTTGAAACCTATCCCGAGGCCTTTTTGGCCATGAAGCAGGGCAAGGTCGTGGCCGTGACCACCGACGCCCCCATCCTGCTCGGCATCCGCAACTCCGACGACAATCCCGAGAACTACGCCGTGGTTGGCGAGGACATCGCGGCCGAACCCTATGGCATCGGTCTGCCCGAAAATGATTCCGACTTCCGTGACTTCGTCAACGTGACGTTGATGGAAATGTGGAATTCCGGCGAATACCAGAAACTTTACGACAAATGGTTCGGCCCGACGACCAAGTTCCCCATTCCCCTGGAATGGACCATGGAAATCTGGCCGTAA
- a CDS encoding amino acid ABC transporter permease, translating into MKYTFNWSLIFSGEYGQWFLDGLSVTLQLSGLSIVLALILGTLLTTMRLSRSKPLEWAAAAYIEVFRNTPLVVQIFFWYFGSDPLLPEFFKEWLYKQNIEFATGVIALTTYTAAFIAEELRSGILSIPRTQLEASRATGLTFLQAMGHVILPQAFRIIIPPLISQFLNLIKNSSLAMTIGVMELTYMARQVEAHTFHGFEAFTVSTLMYLSLSLIVSLAINMYNKHYLRVGSR; encoded by the coding sequence ATGAAGTACACATTCAACTGGTCCCTCATTTTTTCCGGCGAATACGGGCAATGGTTCCTGGACGGTCTGTCCGTGACCCTCCAGCTATCCGGCCTGTCCATCGTTCTGGCCCTGATCCTGGGCACGCTGCTCACGACCATGCGCCTGTCCCGCAGCAAGCCCCTGGAATGGGCCGCGGCCGCCTATATCGAAGTCTTCCGCAACACCCCCCTGGTGGTCCAGATTTTCTTCTGGTATTTCGGCTCCGATCCCCTCTTGCCGGAATTCTTCAAGGAGTGGCTGTATAAACAGAACATCGAATTCGCCACCGGCGTCATCGCCCTGACCACCTACACCGCTGCCTTCATCGCCGAGGAACTGCGCTCGGGCATCCTGTCCATCCCCAGGACCCAGCTCGAGGCCTCCCGCGCCACGGGCCTGACCTTTCTCCAGGCCATGGGCCATGTCATCCTGCCCCAGGCGTTTCGGATCATCATTCCGCCGCTCATCAGCCAGTTTTTGAACCTGATCAAGAATTCCTCGCTGGCCATGACCATCGGCGTCATGGAGCTGACCTACATGGCCCGTCAGGTCGAGGCGCACACCTTCCACGGCTTCGAGGCGTTCACGGTCTCGACGCTCATGTATCTGTCCCTGTCGCTCATCGTGTCCCTGGCCATCAACATGTACAACAAACACTATCTGCGCGTGGGCAGTCGGTAG
- a CDS encoding amino acid ABC transporter permease — protein MDTFITWFVGLFSNWGVVWKNFDYLLVGAYPQGPLGGLAMSIIMAIIGIFGAFWIGLAVGLMRLSKRRWLSWPALFYIEVIRGTPLLMVIFWFYFFAPILMGHSVPETESAIAAFIVFTGAYVAEIVRAGVQALPKGQMEAARGSGLSRTQAMAHVILPQALRNMIPSFVNQFVSLTKDTSLAMIINVNELTLSARHIYTRTMKAPMEIFLTIALLYFIICWALTAFSRKLERSMSRYQARTNER, from the coding sequence ATGGATACTTTCATCACCTGGTTTGTCGGCCTCTTCTCCAATTGGGGCGTGGTCTGGAAAAACTTCGACTACCTCCTCGTGGGCGCCTATCCCCAGGGCCCCCTGGGCGGCCTCGCCATGAGCATCATCATGGCCATTATCGGCATTTTTGGCGCCTTTTGGATCGGTCTGGCCGTTGGCCTGATGCGCCTGTCCAAACGCCGCTGGCTGTCCTGGCCGGCTCTTTTCTATATCGAGGTCATCCGCGGCACGCCCTTGCTCATGGTCATTTTCTGGTTCTACTTCTTCGCGCCCATCCTCATGGGACACTCCGTGCCGGAAACAGAAAGCGCCATCGCGGCCTTCATTGTCTTTACCGGCGCCTACGTGGCCGAAATCGTGCGGGCCGGAGTCCAGGCCCTGCCCAAGGGCCAAATGGAGGCGGCCCGTGGCTCGGGTCTGTCCCGAACCCAGGCCATGGCCCACGTCATTCTGCCCCAGGCCCTGCGCAACATGATCCCGTCCTTTGTCAACCAGTTCGTGTCCCTGACCAAGGACACGTCCCTGGCCATGATCATCAACGTGAACGAGCTGACCCTGTCCGCCCGTCACATCTACACCCGGACCATGAAGGCGCCCATGGAAATCTTTTTGACCATCGCCCTTCTGTATTTCATCATCTGCTGGGCCCTGACCGCCTTCAGCCGCAAACTCGAACGGTCCATGTCCCGTTATCAGGCCAGAACCAATGAACGCTAA